One window of the uncultured Fusobacterium sp. genome contains the following:
- the ppdK gene encoding pyruvate, phosphate dikinase — translation MKKVYLFAEGNKKMINILGGKGGNLAEMKSIGLPIPEGIIISTDACKEYYKDGKVISEELRKEILEQIDKLEKLTGKKFEGEKPLLVSVRSGAPVSMPGMMDTILNLGMNDKTAESMIKIFKNEEFVYDLYFRFIQMFSEIVMGVEKEKFFELKDQFKGKITNVELIKKAKELYSEETKKVFPESAKEQLFMAVNAIFNSWENERAIVYRKINRIDDSMGTAVVVQEMVFGNLNEKSGTGVAFTRNPSNGEKNLFGEYLLKAQGEDIVAGIRTPEPIARLEEQLPKVYEEFSKIAKILEIHNKDMQDIEFTIEDGKLFLLQTRNGKRSPYAAVKIAVDMVKEGLLTKEEAIMKVDPAVLPQLLHGNFEPSALKKATLLGKGLAGSAGVAIGRVVFASERVHTKEMTILVREETSPEDIKGISLAQGIVTVKGGATSHGAVVARGMGKCCVTGCGAIKIDDIKREMNINGYIVKEGEFISISGYTGEIYLGKVALTEPQFDENLKEFVAWCKEIKRLGIRMNADTVADAQLGKGFGAEGIGLCRTEHMFFQKDKIWTIRGMILSHNPEEVEVALEKLHNMQREDFYNIFKVVENDVVIVRLLDPPLHEFLPKEPKDKEKMAEILGITLEEMERRIRNLKDENPMLGHRGCRLAVTRPELYNIQARAIIEAGIQCKKEGLEVKPEIMIPLVIGAKELQFIKRNLLAEIERVFVEQGMRIDYKLGTMMETPRACLLADEIGADVDFFSFGTNDLTQTTMGLSRDDSVKFMPEYYENGILKVEPFATIDERGVGKLVKLAVELGRKGNPNIEMGVCGEHGGDPKSIEFFDRVGLDYVSCSPFRVLVAIVSAAQSHILHKN, via the coding sequence ATGAAAAAAGTTTATTTATTTGCTGAGGGGAATAAAAAAATGATAAATATTTTAGGGGGAAAAGGTGGAAACTTAGCTGAAATGAAAAGTATAGGACTACCAATTCCAGAAGGAATAATTATTTCTACTGATGCTTGTAAAGAGTACTACAAAGATGGAAAAGTTATAAGTGAAGAGTTAAGAAAAGAGATACTAGAACAAATAGATAAACTAGAAAAATTAACTGGGAAAAAGTTTGAAGGAGAAAAACCATTACTTGTGTCTGTAAGATCAGGGGCTCCTGTATCTATGCCTGGAATGATGGATACTATCCTAAATTTAGGTATGAATGATAAAACAGCTGAATCAATGATAAAAATCTTTAAAAATGAAGAGTTTGTCTATGATCTATATTTTAGATTTATTCAAATGTTTTCAGAGATAGTAATGGGAGTAGAGAAGGAAAAATTCTTTGAATTAAAAGATCAATTTAAAGGAAAAATTACTAATGTTGAATTGATAAAGAAAGCTAAAGAGTTATATTCAGAGGAAACAAAAAAAGTATTTCCAGAAAGTGCTAAAGAACAATTATTTATGGCTGTAAATGCTATATTCAATTCTTGGGAAAATGAAAGAGCTATAGTATATAGAAAAATAAATAGAATTGATGATAGTATGGGAACAGCAGTAGTAGTTCAAGAGATGGTATTTGGAAATTTAAATGAAAAGTCAGGAACAGGAGTTGCTTTTACAAGAAACCCATCAAATGGAGAGAAAAATCTATTTGGAGAATATCTTTTAAAAGCTCAAGGGGAGGATATTGTTGCAGGAATTAGAACTCCAGAGCCAATAGCAAGATTGGAAGAACAATTACCAAAGGTATATGAAGAGTTTTCAAAAATAGCTAAGATATTAGAAATTCATAATAAAGATATGCAAGATATAGAGTTTACAATTGAAGATGGAAAACTTTTCCTACTACAAACTAGAAACGGAAAGAGAAGTCCATATGCAGCAGTTAAGATAGCTGTGGATATGGTTAAAGAAGGATTATTAACTAAAGAGGAAGCTATAATGAAAGTTGATCCTGCTGTATTACCTCAATTACTTCATGGAAACTTTGAACCAAGTGCTTTAAAGAAAGCTACTCTATTGGGAAAAGGATTAGCTGGTTCAGCTGGAGTTGCAATTGGAAGAGTTGTATTTGCTTCTGAAAGAGTACATACTAAAGAGATGACTATATTAGTTAGAGAGGAAACTTCTCCAGAAGATATTAAGGGAATAAGTTTAGCACAAGGAATAGTTACAGTAAAAGGTGGAGCAACATCACATGGAGCTGTTGTAGCTAGAGGTATGGGAAAATGTTGTGTAACTGGTTGTGGAGCTATTAAAATAGATGATATAAAAAGAGAGATGAATATTAACGGATATATAGTTAAAGAGGGAGAATTTATCTCTATAAGTGGATATACTGGAGAGATTTATCTAGGAAAAGTAGCTCTTACAGAACCACAATTTGATGAGAATTTAAAAGAGTTTGTAGCATGGTGTAAAGAGATAAAAAGACTTGGTATAAGAATGAATGCTGATACTGTAGCTGATGCCCAATTAGGAAAAGGATTTGGAGCAGAGGGAATAGGACTTTGTAGAACTGAACATATGTTTTTCCAAAAAGATAAGATTTGGACAATTAGAGGTATGATACTTAGCCATAACCCTGAAGAGGTTGAAGTAGCTCTTGAAAAATTACACAATATGCAAAGAGAAGACTTCTACAATATATTTAAAGTAGTAGAAAATGATGTAGTAATTGTAAGATTACTTGATCCACCTCTACATGAATTTTTGCCTAAAGAGCCAAAAGATAAAGAAAAAATGGCTGAAATTTTAGGAATAACTTTAGAAGAGATGGAAAGACGTATAAGAAATCTAAAAGATGAAAACCCAATGTTAGGTCATAGAGGATGTAGACTTGCAGTAACTCGTCCAGAACTATATAATATTCAAGCTAGAGCAATAATAGAAGCAGGTATTCAATGTAAAAAAGAGGGATTAGAAGTAAAACCTGAAATAATGATTCCATTGGTAATAGGGGCTAAAGAGTTACAATTTATTAAGAGAAATCTATTAGCAGAGATAGAGAGAGTATTTGTTGAACAAGGTATGAGAATAGATTATAAATTAGGAACAATGATGGAAACTCCAAGAGCTTGTTTACTTGCTGATGAGATAGGAGCAGATGTAGATTTCTTCTCATTTGGAACTAATGACTTAACTCAAACTACAATGGGACTTTCTAGAGACGACTCAGTTAAGTTTATGCCAGAATATTATGAAAATGGAATATTAAAGGTAGAACCATTTGCAACAATAGATGAAAGAGGAGTAGGAAAACTTGTTAAACTTGCTGTAGAGTTAGGAAGAAAAGGAAATCCTAATATTGAAATGGGAGTTTGTGGAGAGCATGGTGGAGATCCTAAGAGTATAGAGTTTTTTGATAGAGTAGGACTTGATTATGTAAGTTGCTCACCATTTAGAGTATTAGTTGCCATTGTTTCAGCAGCTCAAAGTCATATTTTACATAAAAACTAA
- a CDS encoding FMN-binding protein has protein sequence MKKILILSLLLASTLFAEQEAKLEYSAQPKLGIIKGDYYKNEKRFRQGHLGIFEVVKDGDKIVHVEFNEMTRPNYYNRYFQNVSKRYSSYNFKMFEGKGAAWIQGVLKTEKQMLDEQRLTGNFDLVAGASNSIEQSMVPLAAELEPKTHTPSSAKYYSIAEELGNGLTGRLKVIVENGKIISCRYDEIFADSPKDIKPGKFKKYFKQSKYESVDYDEPSRIGFNIQMDALNEKVVSTQNMFDLTGLPATEDTGDYKKGGYTTRNTAWDNYLKLAEKLHNEMVKDKVLTK, from the coding sequence ATGAAAAAAATATTAATCTTGTCACTATTATTAGCTTCTACTTTATTTGCAGAGCAAGAAGCAAAATTAGAATATAGTGCACAACCAAAATTAGGAATAATAAAAGGGGACTATTATAAAAATGAGAAAAGATTCCGTCAAGGGCATCTTGGAATCTTTGAAGTAGTAAAAGATGGAGATAAAATAGTTCATGTAGAATTTAACGAGATGACAAGACCAAATTACTACAACCGTTATTTCCAAAATGTATCTAAGCGTTACTCTTCATATAACTTTAAAATGTTTGAAGGTAAAGGAGCAGCTTGGATTCAAGGAGTTTTAAAAACCGAAAAACAAATGTTAGATGAGCAAAGATTAACAGGAAATTTTGATTTAGTAGCTGGAGCGTCAAATAGTATAGAGCAATCTATGGTTCCATTAGCAGCTGAATTAGAGCCAAAAACACACACTCCATCTTCAGCAAAATATTATAGTATAGCTGAAGAATTAGGAAATGGATTAACAGGAAGATTAAAAGTTATAGTAGAAAATGGAAAAATTATCTCTTGTAGATATGATGAGATATTTGCAGATTCACCAAAAGATATAAAACCAGGAAAGTTTAAAAAATATTTTAAACAATCTAAATATGAAAGTGTAGATTATGATGAGCCATCACGTATAGGATTTAATATCCAAATGGATGCTTTAAATGAGAAAGTTGTTTCTACACAAAATATGTTTGATTTAACAGGACTTCCTGCAACTGAAGATACTGGAGATTATAAAAAAGGTGGATATACAACAAGAAATACTGCTTGGGATAACTACTTAAAATTAGCTGAGAAATTACATAATGAAATGGTAAAAGATAAAGTATTAACTAAATAG
- a CDS encoding fumarate hydratase translates to MKELDLRKVTDEVERMCIEGNYFIGKEVLDKIKEAYKKEESEVGKNILGQIIENDEIAMNEQVPMCQDTGIVVVFLEVGTDVKINGDIYEAINEGVRRGYEKGYLRKSVVRHPLDRVNTKNNSPAIIHTKLVPNSDKVKIVVAPKGGGSENMSALRMLKPSDGVEGVKKLVVETIKNAGGNPCPPIIVGVGIGGNFEKAAILAKEAVLRDINDVNPDPIAAGLEAELLELINKTGVGPLGLGGLTTALAVKVNTYPCHIAALPVAININCHAARHKEVEL, encoded by the coding sequence ATGAAAGAATTAGATTTAAGAAAAGTTACTGATGAAGTAGAAAGAATGTGTATAGAAGGAAACTATTTTATTGGTAAGGAAGTTTTAGACAAAATTAAAGAAGCTTATAAAAAAGAGGAATCTGAAGTAGGAAAAAATATTTTAGGACAAATCATAGAAAATGATGAAATTGCTATGAATGAACAAGTTCCTATGTGCCAAGATACAGGAATAGTAGTAGTATTCTTAGAAGTTGGAACAGATGTAAAGATCAACGGAGATATATATGAAGCTATAAACGAGGGAGTAAGAAGAGGATATGAAAAAGGATATCTTAGAAAATCTGTAGTAAGACACCCTCTTGATAGAGTAAATACTAAAAATAACTCACCAGCTATAATCCATACTAAACTTGTACCAAATTCTGATAAAGTTAAAATAGTAGTAGCTCCTAAAGGTGGAGGTTCAGAAAATATGAGTGCTTTAAGAATGTTAAAGCCATCTGATGGTGTAGAAGGAGTAAAAAAATTAGTAGTAGAAACTATTAAAAACGCTGGTGGAAACCCTTGTCCTCCAATAATTGTAGGAGTAGGAATAGGTGGAAACTTTGAAAAAGCAGCAATTTTAGCTAAAGAAGCTGTATTAAGAGATATTAATGATGTAAATCCAGATCCAATTGCTGCAGGATTAGAAGCTGAATTATTAGAACTAATCAACAAGACAGGAGTAGGACCTCTAGGACTTGGAGGATTAACTACTGCCCTTGCTGTAAAAGTTAATACTTATCCTTGTCATATAGCTGCTCTTCCAGTTGCTATCAATATCAACTGTCACGCAGCAAGACATAAAGAAGTAGAATTATAG
- a CDS encoding MqnA/MqnD/SBP family protein → MFRKKLLGLIFILLSFNIFAETLKVLAPDGLPALSLAKMMSTTKKLDGVQLEYKIEKLSDALVVDMLKREGDIAIVPSNFSAQLYNKNLNYKVLGTVGWGSFYVVSRENISSLEELKGKEIYTFGKGLTPDIIFQVILKSKGIDLKNIKINYLSSGNELAALYLGKKADTIVIPEPMLSKILTKNLGTNIVSNLNDEWKNLSNSDLGYPQATLVIKEEIYNSNPKIVESFVQELKSSIAFLYKNPENSVQYIKESNLSLDTSILDKILTRANIYYVPILDCQEEYNNYFKKLYEINSKVIGGKIPNEEIYAK, encoded by the coding sequence ATGTTTAGAAAGAAATTACTAGGATTGATATTTATTTTACTAAGTTTTAATATTTTTGCAGAAACTCTTAAGGTATTAGCTCCAGATGGATTACCAGCTCTAAGTTTAGCAAAGATGATGTCAACTACTAAAAAATTAGATGGGGTTCAGCTAGAGTATAAAATTGAGAAACTTTCTGATGCTCTTGTTGTTGATATGCTAAAAAGAGAGGGAGATATAGCAATTGTTCCTTCAAATTTTTCAGCTCAATTATACAATAAAAACTTAAATTATAAAGTTTTAGGAACAGTAGGTTGGGGTTCTTTTTATGTAGTAAGTAGAGAAAATATAAGTTCGTTAGAAGAGTTAAAAGGAAAAGAGATATACACATTTGGAAAGGGACTTACTCCTGATATTATTTTTCAAGTTATTTTAAAATCTAAAGGAATAGATTTAAAAAATATCAAAATTAACTATCTTTCAAGTGGAAATGAGTTAGCGGCTCTATATCTTGGTAAAAAAGCAGATACAATAGTAATTCCAGAGCCAATGTTAAGTAAGATTTTAACTAAAAATTTAGGAACAAATATTGTAAGTAACCTAAATGATGAGTGGAAAAATTTAAGCAATTCAGATTTAGGATATCCTCAAGCGACTCTTGTTATAAAGGAAGAGATATATAATTCTAATCCTAAAATTGTAGAAAGTTTTGTTCAAGAGTTAAAAAGTAGTATTGCTTTTTTATATAAAAATCCAGAGAATAGTGTTCAATATATAAAAGAGAGTAATTTAAGTTTAGATACATCTATTTTAGATAAAATATTAACGAGAGCAAATATATATTATGTTCCTATTTTAGATTGTCAAGAAGAGTATAATAACTATTTTAAAAAGTTATATGAGATAAATAGTAAAGTTATTGGAGGAAAAATACCAAATGAAGAGATATATGCAAAGTAG
- a CDS encoding Fe-S-containing hydro-lyase, protein MEYRITTPLKDEDIAKLKAGDTVKITGVIYTARDAAHARLVKLLEEGKELPIDVKGQVIYYVGPTPAKPGKPIGSAGPTTSYRMDAYAPSLIKVGLKGMIGKGARSKEVKDAMTSEKAVYFAAVGGAAALIAKSIKKAELITYEDLGAEALRRLEVEDFPAIVINDIYGGDLYQEGQAKWNRLDK, encoded by the coding sequence ATGGAATACCGTATTACAACACCTTTAAAAGATGAAGATATAGCAAAATTAAAAGCTGGAGATACAGTAAAAATAACAGGAGTTATATATACAGCTAGAGACGCTGCTCATGCTAGACTTGTAAAACTATTAGAAGAAGGAAAAGAGTTACCTATAGATGTAAAAGGACAAGTTATATATTATGTAGGACCAACTCCTGCTAAACCAGGAAAACCAATAGGAAGTGCTGGACCTACTACAAGTTATAGAATGGATGCTTATGCACCAAGCTTAATTAAAGTAGGATTAAAAGGAATGATTGGAAAAGGAGCTAGATCAAAAGAGGTTAAAGATGCTATGACTTCTGAAAAAGCAGTTTATTTTGCTGCTGTTGGAGGAGCTGCAGCTCTTATAGCTAAATCTATTAAGAAAGCTGAATTAATCACTTATGAAGATCTAGGAGCAGAAGCACTTAGAAGACTTGAAGTTGAAGATTTCCCAGCAATAGTTATCAATGATATCTATGGTGGAGATTTATATCAAGAAGGACAAGCTAAGTGGAATAGATTAGATAAATAA
- a CDS encoding ATP-binding cassette domain-containing protein has product MENILTVENFCLLYKNRSVLENLSFIVKKGDYLAIGGVPGSGKSTLIRSILGLVNTGISGDISYHNIRKDEVSYIPQNSMQQKENFLGTVREVIAVSLLSKKRGRAFKEEDWDKVDNLLKRLNLYDIKDQKINKLNKGQQLRANLAKHLITDPKLIFIDSPNSTLDMKNKIDFYQTIKNFCDNDNLTVIFITHNIKEICQYANKLLFLNKKDKTYYFGDSQSFFKDEE; this is encoded by the coding sequence ATGGAGAATATTTTAACAGTAGAAAATTTTTGTTTATTGTATAAGAATAGAAGTGTTTTAGAAAACCTCTCTTTCATAGTGAAAAAGGGAGATTATCTAGCTATTGGTGGGGTTCCTGGTTCTGGGAAGAGTACTTTAATTAGAAGTATTTTAGGACTTGTAAATACAGGAATAAGTGGAGATATTTCATATCATAATATAAGAAAAGATGAGGTAAGTTATATTCCTCAAAACTCTATGCAACAGAAGGAAAATTTTTTAGGAACAGTTAGAGAGGTAATAGCTGTTTCATTACTTTCTAAAAAAAGAGGAAGAGCCTTTAAAGAAGAGGATTGGGATAAAGTTGATAACCTTTTAAAAAGATTAAACCTTTATGATATAAAAGATCAAAAAATAAATAAATTAAATAAAGGGCAACAGTTGAGAGCTAACTTAGCAAAGCATCTTATAACTGATCCTAAATTAATATTTATAGATAGTCCAAATTCTACATTGGATATGAAAAATAAAATTGATTTTTATCAAACAATAAAGAATTTTTGTGATAATGATAATCTTACAGTTATATTTATAACTCATAATATAAAAGAGATTTGTCAATATGCTAATAAATTACTTTTTTTGAATAAGAAGGATAAAACTTATTACTTTGGAGATTCACAAAGTTTTTTTAAAGATGAGGAGTAG
- a CDS encoding outer membrane protein transport protein: MKKRLGLLALAAVLSSSIYAASIDHIQTYAPEYLGNSAQNGMINNVSAYYNPAGIVHLEKGTYVQVGAQLAVGHEKMEYNGKDYKADLLQPIPNFAMYKVEDDSALYWTFGALGGGGDLKYDDGVAGTAVVGDILEGIGKPGFNTNGSKAEGSNLYVQSTLGKVWKVNDKLSLSAAGRVIYGSRTLKGDIYLNHPLIPKSEEAHIDSERTAWGFGGQFGLNYRINDRLNFGLRYDTRVNLNFEADAKGEVKIEEIGGRPIGSGLGFSDFYPEYADGIKQRRDLPAILAAGMSYKVTDNWTIGLSGNYYFNKDAKMDRTKKSNHPLLAATNHIEAEYDNGYEIAVGTEYRFSPKWAILGGVNYANTGAKVTSYDDVEFALDSIMVGTGLKYNPDETSEWVFTVAHYFYDSESGHYDQKYPNPPFANVKNPEYSKSITAFGVAYTKRF; encoded by the coding sequence ATGAAAAAAAGACTAGGATTATTGGCTTTAGCAGCAGTATTAAGTTCAAGTATTTATGCAGCTTCTATTGACCATATTCAAACATATGCACCAGAATATTTAGGAAACTCAGCTCAAAATGGTATGATAAATAATGTTTCAGCTTACTATAACCCAGCTGGGATTGTACATTTAGAAAAAGGAACTTATGTTCAAGTTGGAGCTCAATTAGCTGTTGGACATGAGAAAATGGAATATAATGGAAAAGATTATAAGGCTGATTTACTTCAACCTATCCCTAACTTTGCTATGTATAAAGTAGAGGATGATTCAGCACTATATTGGACATTTGGAGCTCTTGGAGGTGGAGGAGACCTTAAATATGATGATGGAGTTGCTGGTACAGCTGTTGTTGGGGATATTTTAGAAGGAATAGGAAAACCAGGATTTAATACTAATGGTTCAAAAGCTGAAGGGTCAAATTTATATGTTCAATCAACTTTAGGAAAAGTTTGGAAGGTTAATGATAAATTATCATTATCAGCAGCTGGTAGAGTAATTTATGGAAGTAGAACTTTAAAAGGAGATATATATTTAAATCATCCTTTGATTCCTAAAAGTGAAGAAGCGCATATAGATTCTGAAAGAACTGCTTGGGGATTTGGAGGGCAATTTGGTTTAAACTATAGGATTAATGATAGATTAAATTTTGGTTTAAGATATGATACTAGAGTAAATTTAAACTTTGAAGCTGATGCTAAAGGAGAAGTAAAAATTGAAGAAATAGGTGGAAGACCAATCGGAAGCGGGTTAGGTTTTAGTGATTTCTATCCAGAATATGCTGATGGTATTAAACAAAGAAGAGATTTACCAGCTATTTTAGCAGCAGGAATGTCATATAAGGTAACTGATAATTGGACAATAGGATTATCAGGAAATTATTATTTTAATAAAGATGCTAAAATGGATAGAACAAAAAAATCAAATCATCCTTTATTAGCTGCTACTAATCATATAGAAGCAGAATATGATAATGGTTATGAAATAGCAGTAGGTACTGAATATAGATTTAGTCCTAAATGGGCAATACTTGGAGGAGTTAACTATGCTAATACAGGAGCTAAAGTAACTTCTTATGATGATGTGGAGTTTGCTCTTGACTCTATAATGGTAGGGACAGGATTAAAATATAATCCTGATGAAACAAGTGAGTGGGTATTTACTGTAGCTCATTATTTCTATGATTCTGAGAGTGGGCACTATGATCAAAAGTATCCAAATCCACCATTTGCAAATGTAAAAAATCCAGAATATAGTAAAAGTATAACTGCTTTTGGTGTTGCATATACTAAAAGATTTTAA
- a CDS encoding fructose-1,6-bisphosphatase has translation MGNRREIQELKYLKLLSTKFRNISETTTEIINLQAILNLPKGTEHFLTDIHGEYPAFNHVLKNGSGTIREKINDIFKDELNTFEKKELASVIYYPKQKVDYVIKNKKNNDKWFKNIIYRMIEVCSVTASKYTSSKVRKAMPKDFAYILQELIYERKELPNRKEYVENIIDTIISLGRAREFIQAIADLIQRLMIDKLHIIGDIYDRGSNPHLIMDTLISHHDTDVQWGNHDMLWIGASLGNRACIANVVRICARYSNTDILEEAYGINLLPLATFAMDTYGDDPCRSFIPKGERKSLLMAQIHKAISIIQFKIEGEISQRNPEFELSDRQLLDKIDYDRGVILIEGKEYKLNDNNFPTINKANPYLLTKEEEEVIEKLEKYFFNSEKLQKHMNFFFTNGNLYLKYNSNLLYHGCIPLDENGELKEIKLLGENLKGKKYLDKIEELVRKAHLYKNKKDNKIFYNDFLWYLWCGKNSPLFGKDAMKTFERYFIDDKITHEEKKNPYYKYYNEESVCRKILEEFGLNPNISHIINGHVPVKTIKGEKPVKANGKLFIIDGGFSKAYQKETGIAGYTLISNSYGMKIVAHEPFESVEKAVQEGKDIISSTRIVEDSSINRIRVKDTDIGKELQTQINDLKKLLNAYNIGLIPQIITKD, from the coding sequence ATGGGAAATAGGAGAGAAATTCAGGAGCTTAAGTATCTTAAGCTCCTTTCAACTAAATTTAGAAATATTTCAGAAACTACAACTGAAATAATAAACTTACAAGCAATTTTAAACTTACCTAAAGGAACAGAACATTTTTTAACAGATATTCATGGGGAGTATCCAGCTTTTAATCATGTTTTAAAAAATGGTTCTGGAACTATAAGAGAAAAAATAAATGACATTTTTAAAGATGAATTAAATACTTTTGAAAAAAAAGAGTTAGCTAGTGTTATTTATTATCCAAAACAAAAAGTTGACTATGTTATAAAAAATAAGAAAAATAATGATAAATGGTTTAAGAATATAATATATAGAATGATAGAAGTTTGTAGTGTTACAGCATCTAAATATACAAGTTCAAAGGTAAGAAAAGCTATGCCTAAGGATTTTGCTTATATTTTACAAGAACTTATATATGAAAGAAAGGAACTCCCTAATAGAAAAGAGTATGTAGAAAATATTATAGATACAATTATCTCTTTAGGTAGAGCAAGAGAGTTTATACAAGCTATAGCCGATTTGATTCAGAGATTGATGATAGATAAATTACATATTATAGGAGATATTTATGATAGAGGAAGTAATCCTCATCTAATTATGGATACTCTTATAAGTCATCACGATACAGATGTACAATGGGGAAATCATGATATGCTTTGGATAGGGGCAAGTTTAGGAAATAGAGCTTGTATTGCAAATGTTGTAAGAATTTGTGCAAGATATTCTAATACAGATATATTGGAAGAAGCTTATGGAATAAATCTTTTACCATTAGCAACTTTTGCAATGGATACATATGGAGATGATCCTTGTAGAAGTTTTATTCCTAAAGGAGAAAGAAAATCTCTTCTTATGGCACAAATACATAAAGCTATCTCTATAATTCAATTTAAGATAGAGGGAGAGATATCTCAAAGAAATCCAGAATTTGAACTATCTGATAGACAATTATTAGATAAAATAGACTATGATAGAGGAGTTATATTAATAGAAGGAAAAGAGTATAAATTAAATGATAATAATTTTCCTACTATTAATAAAGCAAATCCATATTTATTAACAAAAGAAGAAGAGGAAGTAATAGAAAAATTAGAAAAATATTTCTTTAATAGTGAAAAATTACAAAAACATATGAATTTTTTCTTTACTAATGGAAATTTATATTTAAAATATAACTCAAATCTTCTATATCATGGTTGTATTCCATTAGATGAAAATGGAGAGCTAAAAGAGATAAAACTTTTAGGAGAAAATTTAAAAGGAAAAAAATATCTCGATAAAATAGAGGAGTTAGTAAGAAAAGCACATCTATATAAAAATAAGAAAGATAATAAGATTTTTTATAATGATTTTCTTTGGTATTTGTGGTGTGGAAAAAACTCTCCTCTTTTTGGAAAAGATGCTATGAAGACATTTGAAAGATATTTTATAGATGATAAAATAACTCACGAAGAGAAAAAAAATCCTTACTATAAATATTATAATGAAGAATCAGTTTGTAGAAAAATATTGGAAGAATTTGGTTTAAATCCAAATATATCTCATATAATAAATGGACACGTACCAGTAAAAACAATAAAGGGAGAAAAGCCTGTAAAAGCAAATGGAAAACTTTTTATCATAGATGGAGGGTTCTCAAAAGCTTATCAAAAAGAAACTGGAATAGCTGGTTATACTTTAATTTCGAACTCTTATGGAATGAAGATAGTAGCTCATGAACCATTTGAATCTGTAGAAAAAGCTGTACAAGAAGGAAAAGATATAATTTCATCAACTAGAATAGTAGAAGATAGTAGTATAAATAGAATAAGAGTCAAAGATACAGATATAGGAAAAGAACTTCAGACTCAAATAAATGATTTAAAAAAACTGTTGAATGCTTACAATATTGGTTTAATTCCTCAAATTATAACAAAAGATTAA
- a CDS encoding TetR family transcriptional regulator — protein MPKKPIFTKEQVYKKAFEVFKVEGIDGISARNLAKSLGASPAPIYSFYSSIDDLKHELLDEAKKLFLEYVKKERTNFIYLNIGMGICIFAREEKELFQAIFLRESLGKRNEVIREFRDLIKEEMSKDSRFAELDEEFKTNLYLDCWMYAHGFATLIATNYYENISDEVIKERLMEAAATMVYKRLEDYKK, from the coding sequence ATGCCAAAGAAACCAATATTTACAAAGGAACAAGTTTATAAAAAAGCCTTTGAGGTATTTAAAGTTGAGGGGATAGATGGTATTAGTGCTAGAAATCTTGCAAAATCATTAGGGGCATCTCCAGCACCAATATATAGTTTTTATAGTTCAATTGATGACTTAAAACATGAATTACTTGATGAGGCAAAAAAACTTTTTCTTGAATATGTAAAAAAAGAGAGAACGAATTTTATCTATCTAAATATAGGAATGGGAATTTGTATATTTGCTAGAGAAGAAAAAGAGTTATTCCAAGCTATCTTTTTAAGAGAGAGCTTAGGAAAAAGAAATGAAGTAATTAGAGAATTTAGAGATTTAATAAAAGAGGAGATGTCAAAAGACAGTAGATTTGCTGAGTTAGATGAGGAGTTTAAGACAAATCTTTATTTAGATTGTTGGATGTATGCTCATGGATTTGCAACTCTTATAGCTACAAATTATTATGAAAATATAAGTGATGAAGTTATAAAAGAGAGACTTATGGAAGCTGCAGCAACTATGGTATATAAAAGACTAGAAGATTATAAAAAATAA